The genome window GCGTTCATAGCATTTGGCAAGTCCTACAAACATGAAAGAGTGAGAAAGTATTAGGGACCTATACTCTGTGACTACAACAGGCCTACTGGTAGGAACAAGAAAAACTTGTAGGGAACTGGTTTTGATACATCTGCTTTTGTCAAAGAAGTATTAACTCACTTGTTTGTTGGCAAACACTAATAGCACAGCATTACGCAGCTCATCCTCTGCCAACATCCTCATGAGCTCTTCGCGGGCCTCGGTGCATCGCTCTCTATCGTTGCTGTCCACAACAAAGATGAGACCTGGGAAGCAGATGGAGAACTAATGAGTGTGTACAATGctgtaaataaagtgaatattttaaaaaggccATAGCAAAGTTATTGATCTAAAGAGGAACAAAACATACCCTGTGTGTTCTGGAAGTAATGACGCCACAGCGGCCTAATTTTGTCCTGACCACCGACATCCCATACTGTGAAACTGATGTTCTTGTACTCTACTGTCTCTACGTTAAAACCTGagggggaaagaaaacaaaaaaaaagtcacatttaaaaactcaaaCTTAATGTCCTTATGAAACAGAAATAAGAGACCATGTGATGTAAAACACATAGTAGTCATTTAATAGATCCCCGGTCTCTGACCTACCTATTGTGGGAATGGTGGTCACTATCTCTCCAAGTTTGAGCTTGTACAAAATAGTTGTCTTGCCAGCAGCATCTAGACCCACCATGAGGATCCTCATCTCCTTCTTCCCGAACATTTTAAAGAGCCCTGCAAACATATTCCCCATGGCGGCTGGTGATGGGAACCTACTTTggtgtaaaaattaaaaaaaaaacctgaggaGAAACAACAGAGCAATTGTTGAAAACAAGTGCAATGAAGGAAGCATGTGGCTAGTAAACATGATTTGGGGTTAAAGTATCATTTGACTATAGCTGAAATGGCTGATTGACAGACACTTAACTAtgttgataattgattaattgtttgattattgaagcaaaaatgctaaacatgacctaattccagcttctcaattgtTAGGATTTGCAGCTTATCTTTGccttatgtgatagtaaactgaatatctttgggtttagGCCTTGCACTAATAAActatttgaagacgtcacattGGGCTTGACAGGAAACTGTCATGGTCACTTTTAATCATTTCCTGGAAGTTTTTGGACCAAATAATTAGATAGATACATTGACAATGCATACAATTTTTGACGAAGCTCTTATCACAACTACACTTAACGTCTGAGTTTTTGAGAGCTGAAATACGaccataaatgaataaatttgcATACTAGCTAAGTGGATCGTCCCTTAAGTCTTTGACATCTGTGGAAACATTGGATTTAAACGTCGTTTTCGCTACGAGGAAACGATATAAAATACCTCTGAGGACACACAACCCGGCggaaaagcagtgaaaatatacACTTTGACTTGTCCTTTCTGTAAGGAAGGCTGAGTGACTGATGCAATTAGAGGTTAACGTGTCCTGAGATCACAAATGGGGTTAATGTCAATTGACTTAGCCGCACGACTGTATAACACTAAGCAGGATGTTGCTCTTTTAAGCG of Thunnus thynnus chromosome 12, fThuThy2.1, whole genome shotgun sequence contains these proteins:
- the arf1 gene encoding ADP-ribosylation factor 1; translation: MGNMFAGLFKMFGKKEMRILMVGLDAAGKTTILYKLKLGEIVTTIPTIGFNVETVEYKNISFTVWDVGGQDKIRPLWRHYFQNTQGLIFVVDSNDRERCTEAREELMRMLAEDELRNAVLLVFANKQDLPNAMNAAELTDKMNLHSLRDRHWYIQATCATTGDGLYEGLDWLSNQLKNH